A single genomic interval of Nostoc commune NIES-4072 harbors:
- the purH gene encoding bifunctional phosphoribosylaminoimidazolecarboxamide formyltransferase/IMP cyclohydrolase, translated as MARLALLSVSNKTGLIDLARSLVEEFDFDLISSGGTAQALKDAGLPVTKVADYTGSPEILGGRVKTLHPRIHGGILARRDVPQDITDLENNQIRPIDLVVVNLYPFEETIAKPGVTLLEAVEQIDIGGPAMLRASSKNFAHLAVLCDPAQYDEYLQELRQNNGEASLEFRQKAALKGFSHTASYDQAIASYLSEAQQYTLSGTQLQSLRYGENPHQPATWYQTGTTPTGWTAATKLQGKELSYNNLVDLEAARRIIAEFTDTPAATIIKHTNPCGTALGSSISEAYQKAFNADSTSAFGGIVALNRPIDAATASELTKTFLECVVAPSCDAEAQKILAKKSNVRVLTLDDLSSGPKDTVKAIAGGFLVQASDDIIADTNQWQIVTERQPTDSELAELLFAWKVCKHVKSNAIVVTSDRTTLGVGAGQMNRVGSVKIALEQAGEKSIGAILASDGFFPFDDSVKTAAAAGITAIVQPGGSVRDKDSIKAANELGLVMVLTGVRHFLH; from the coding sequence ATGGCGCGTCTAGCCCTGCTGAGTGTATCTAACAAAACTGGTTTAATTGACCTCGCCCGTAGCTTGGTTGAAGAATTCGACTTTGATTTAATCAGCAGTGGGGGAACAGCCCAAGCACTCAAAGATGCGGGACTCCCTGTTACCAAAGTTGCAGATTATACAGGTTCACCAGAGATTTTAGGTGGTCGAGTCAAAACGCTACATCCCCGAATTCATGGCGGGATTTTGGCGCGGCGAGATGTTCCCCAAGATATTACAGATTTAGAAAATAACCAAATTCGCCCGATTGATTTAGTGGTAGTGAATCTATATCCTTTTGAGGAAACGATCGCTAAACCAGGGGTAACATTATTAGAAGCTGTTGAACAAATAGATATCGGTGGCCCGGCTATGTTAAGGGCATCATCGAAAAACTTCGCTCATTTGGCTGTATTATGCGATCCAGCACAGTATGACGAGTATTTACAGGAATTGCGCCAAAATAACGGCGAAGCATCTCTAGAGTTTCGGCAAAAGGCGGCATTAAAAGGATTTTCGCACACTGCTAGTTACGATCAAGCGATCGCATCTTACCTCTCAGAAGCACAGCAATATACCCTTAGCGGCACACAATTACAATCTCTGCGTTACGGTGAGAATCCCCATCAACCCGCCACCTGGTATCAAACTGGTACTACTCCAACAGGATGGACAGCTGCGACAAAACTGCAAGGCAAAGAACTTAGTTACAATAACTTAGTTGATTTAGAAGCTGCACGCCGAATCATTGCTGAATTCACTGATACTCCAGCCGCAACGATTATTAAACATACAAATCCCTGTGGTACAGCATTGGGAAGCAGCATTTCAGAAGCGTATCAAAAAGCTTTCAATGCTGATTCTACTTCTGCCTTTGGTGGAATTGTCGCACTCAACCGTCCGATTGATGCGGCTACAGCTAGCGAGTTAACTAAAACATTTTTAGAATGTGTGGTTGCACCAAGTTGTGATGCAGAAGCTCAAAAAATCCTGGCTAAGAAATCCAACGTGCGGGTTTTGACTCTAGATGATTTGAGCAGTGGCCCTAAGGATACAGTGAAAGCGATCGCAGGTGGTTTTCTTGTCCAAGCTAGCGATGATATAATTGCTGACACCAATCAATGGCAAATAGTTACCGAACGTCAACCTACCGACAGCGAATTAGCCGAATTACTGTTTGCGTGGAAAGTTTGCAAGCATGTGAAATCTAATGCCATTGTTGTGACAAGCGATCGCACTACACTAGGAGTAGGTGCTGGTCAAATGAATCGCGTCGGCTCAGTGAAAATTGCCCTAGAACAAGCTGGAGAAAAATCCATTGGTGCAATTCTTGCCAGCGATGGATTCTTCCCCTTCGATGATTCTGTGAAAACAGCCGCAGCAGCAGGAATTACAGCCATTGTCCAACCAGGGGGAAGTGTACGCGATAAAGATTCTATCAAAGCTGCTAACGAACTGGGTTTGGTGATGGTATTAACTGGTGTACGTCACTTTTTACACTAA
- a CDS encoding lipoate--protein ligase family protein, producing MHTNQVWRLIPLLEADGNVQMAIDRWLLEQHYSGKHPSTLRFYTWSPPAISLGYHQRQYPEYWQHLTWQGQKLDLVRRPTGGRAVLHQGDLTYAVVTSGLTGSRLQVYEKICEFLIQGWRSLGVELHYGTEGRGYIHNPNCFGTATSADLVLPDSTKLIGSAQLRRGAVILQHGSIRLQPDAELFHKVFGVESFTTLQLPQNLNVEKIIAALVAAASNCFDMQIELKPLSQSEWEAILAHQP from the coding sequence ATGCATACTAATCAGGTTTGGCGACTAATTCCTTTGCTAGAGGCAGACGGCAATGTGCAGATGGCGATTGACCGATGGTTGCTAGAACAGCACTATTCGGGAAAGCACCCGTCAACTCTGCGCTTTTATACCTGGTCGCCACCTGCCATTTCTCTCGGCTATCATCAACGCCAATATCCTGAATATTGGCAACATTTAACTTGGCAAGGGCAAAAACTGGATTTAGTGCGGCGTCCCACCGGTGGACGAGCAGTGTTACACCAAGGTGATTTAACTTACGCTGTGGTCACATCTGGACTTACGGGTAGTCGCCTCCAGGTGTACGAAAAAATTTGTGAGTTTTTGATTCAAGGGTGGCGATCGCTCGGCGTAGAATTACATTACGGTACAGAAGGGCGAGGTTACATCCACAACCCTAACTGTTTTGGTACTGCTACCAGTGCAGATTTAGTTTTGCCAGATAGTACCAAACTCATTGGTAGCGCTCAACTGCGGCGTGGTGCGGTAATTCTGCAACATGGTTCCATCCGTTTGCAACCCGATGCTGAACTGTTCCATAAAGTATTTGGTGTAGAATCTTTTACGACTTTACAACTGCCCCAAAATCTGAATGTAGAAAAGATTATTGCAGCTTTAGTTGCCGCAGCTAGTAATTGTTTTGATATGCAAATAGAGTTGAAACCACTCTCGCAATCTGAGTGGGAAGCAATTTTAGCGCATCAGCCCTAA
- a CDS encoding YbjN domain-containing protein — protein sequence MTSYQETIPSNESINELIAETASINHLEVIENVIDSLEQDDSAMVKRTPEGGYLWKFKYGSVEVFVQLNGTTDEDTITVWSTVLNLPAKDEPKLMRYLLELNCSSTFEARFGIIENQVVVISTRTLAELSPGEVSRLITIVATIADNNDEALQTEFGAT from the coding sequence ATGACAAGCTACCAAGAAACCATACCTAGTAATGAATCCATTAATGAGCTAATCGCCGAGACGGCAAGCATTAACCATCTGGAGGTAATTGAGAATGTCATCGATTCTTTGGAACAAGATGACAGTGCGATGGTTAAGCGCACTCCAGAGGGTGGTTATCTCTGGAAGTTTAAGTATGGAAGTGTGGAAGTATTTGTCCAACTCAACGGGACAACCGATGAAGACACCATCACAGTTTGGTCTACGGTGCTAAATTTACCTGCCAAAGATGAACCTAAGTTAATGCGGTATCTTTTGGAGTTAAACTGCTCTAGTACTTTTGAAGCGCGTTTCGGTATTATTGAAAACCAGGTGGTTGTGATATCGACACGTACCTTAGCTGAGTTATCTCCTGGCGAAGTGTCTCGACTCATTACCATTGTGGCAACGATCGCTGATAATAACGATGAAGCTTTACAAACTGAATTTGGTGCAACTTAA
- the crcB gene encoding fluoride efflux transporter CrcB encodes MIFEIIYVGGEFYLLYNKQTLAQNKSSIMSDITNVLAIVAGAVPGALSRFHITEWTKAKLGTKFPYATFAINLTGCLAMGFFFTISQGITGYPKELDLLIRTGFLGSYTTFSTYGFDTLTLWRSKRIVATAFYWAGSAILGLGAVIVGIAIAKLFVK; translated from the coding sequence TTGATTTTTGAAATTATCTACGTGGGTGGGGAGTTTTATCTGCTTTACAATAAACAAACTTTAGCACAGAATAAATCATCAATAATGTCAGACATAACTAATGTTTTAGCAATCGTAGCAGGTGCGGTTCCTGGGGCGTTATCTCGGTTTCATATTACAGAATGGACAAAAGCTAAATTGGGGACAAAATTTCCCTACGCAACATTTGCTATTAATTTGACTGGATGTTTAGCAATGGGTTTCTTTTTCACAATTTCCCAAGGAATTACAGGCTATCCCAAGGAATTGGATTTACTCATTAGAACTGGATTTTTAGGTTCTTACACCACATTTTCAACTTATGGCTTTGATACTTTAACCCTATGGCGTAGCAAACGAATCGTTGCCACAGCTTTTTATTGGGCTGGGAGTGCAATTTTAGGTTTGGGAGCAGTGATTGTTGGAATAGCGATCGCCAAGCTTTTCGTAAAGTAA
- the crcB gene encoding fluoride efflux transporter CrcB, with product MGFLKGRYSLAIAIGAIFGALGRFYITELTKAIFGTNFGFYGTFLINVSGCLLIAYILTLATENIRIISPELRLMTTTGFCGAYTTFSTYGLESKGFLDKEDITMLLIYWVGSAIVGMICVQIGVLLARRSI from the coding sequence ATGGGTTTTTTAAAAGGACGTTATTCCCTAGCTATAGCGATCGGGGCGATTTTTGGAGCGTTGGGTCGTTTCTATATAACTGAACTGACAAAAGCTATTTTTGGAACAAATTTTGGCTTTTACGGCACATTCTTGATTAACGTGTCTGGCTGTTTATTGATTGCTTATATTTTGACTTTAGCAACCGAGAATATCCGCATCATCTCGCCGGAACTTCGCCTGATGACGACAACAGGCTTCTGCGGTGCATATACTACTTTTTCTACCTATGGTTTGGAATCAAAAGGTTTTTTAGATAAGGAAGATATAACAATGCTGTTAATTTACTGGGTTGGTAGTGCGATCGTCGGAATGATTTGCGTCCAAATTGGTGTTTTATTGGCAAGAAGAAGCATTTAA
- a CDS encoding AAA family ATPase: protein MSETHPILIRLGQGLNQVIVGQSSLIQQLLVALLAGGHVILEGVPGTGKTLLVKVLAQLIQGDFRRIQLTPDVLPSDITGTNIFDLNSRNFTLKKGPIFTEVLLADEINRTPPKTQAALLEAMEEMQVTLDGESLPLPDLFWVIATQNPLEFEGTYPLPEAQLDRFLFKLMVDYPDQAAEKQMLLNRQAGFAARRLDISRLKPIATVADILQARQAVKEVKVSEAIVDYLLALVRTSRQYPDLTLGASPRATGAWLQTSQALAWLTGRDFVTPDDVKAVASPLLRHRLILKPEAMLDALQMDAVIASVINQVPVPR from the coding sequence ATGAGCGAAACCCATCCTATCTTAATTCGCCTCGGTCAAGGTCTTAATCAAGTAATTGTCGGACAATCAAGCCTAATACAACAACTATTAGTAGCACTGCTAGCGGGTGGACATGTAATTTTAGAAGGAGTACCGGGGACTGGTAAAACTTTGCTAGTAAAAGTGTTGGCGCAGTTAATTCAAGGGGATTTTCGTCGGATTCAACTAACACCAGATGTTTTACCTTCAGATATTACTGGTACAAATATTTTTGACTTGAATAGCCGCAATTTCACTTTAAAAAAAGGGCCAATATTTACCGAAGTGCTGCTAGCAGACGAAATCAACCGTACTCCTCCCAAGACACAAGCGGCGCTACTGGAAGCGATGGAAGAGATGCAGGTAACATTGGATGGTGAAAGTCTGCCCTTACCAGATTTATTTTGGGTGATTGCAACCCAAAATCCCCTAGAATTTGAGGGGACTTATCCTTTACCAGAGGCGCAGTTGGACAGATTTTTATTTAAGCTGATGGTAGATTACCCCGATCAAGCTGCCGAAAAGCAAATGTTACTGAATCGTCAGGCGGGTTTTGCAGCACGGCGTTTGGATATTAGCCGTTTGAAACCAATCGCAACAGTAGCCGACATTTTGCAAGCACGACAAGCAGTTAAAGAGGTTAAAGTATCAGAAGCGATTGTTGATTATTTGTTGGCGTTGGTGAGAACATCGCGTCAATATCCTGATTTAACTTTGGGTGCATCACCTCGCGCCACCGGTGCTTGGTTGCAGACATCTCAAGCCTTAGCGTGGTTAACTGGAAGAGATTTTGTAACGCCAGATGATGTTAAAGCAGTTGCATCGCCACTGCTACGTCATCGCCTCATTTTGAAACCAGAAGCGATGCTGGATGCTTTACAAATGGATGCGGTAATTGCGTCGGTAATTAATCAAGTACCAGTTCCCAGATGA
- a CDS encoding DUF4350 domain-containing protein, translating to MKRSNRLAWMGAIALAAIVLLSLFAAPNNTKINTGSTYNRASDGYGAWYAFMQQQGISIKRWQKPFSDILPENNPVTFLLVSSDPRQTTLDSQKREWVEKGNTLVILGAAARVTEAQFSTMQKSPQGNIKIDTRRRYKKANSQQVDLGDRFGAIVWEQNYKKGKVIFSTTPYLAANAYQDYLSNFKYLANLVNQKGNTVFVDEYIHGYKDADVRKKESEADLSSFFAKTPVFPILVQVGILLLVLIWAQNRRFGKPVALDTPVVDNSEAYIQALAGALQKADTTDFVVEMVGKQEQLQLQKALGLGQIPLEREALINFWIEKTGASAAELDAVLKLQSRKQPISERELLSWLGKWRNIRGIHNL from the coding sequence ATGAAACGTTCAAATCGCCTGGCTTGGATGGGAGCGATCGCACTCGCTGCGATCGTTTTGCTTAGTCTTTTTGCGGCTCCAAATAATACTAAAATTAACACTGGCTCTACTTATAACCGCGCCTCCGATGGCTATGGTGCTTGGTATGCTTTTATGCAACAGCAGGGAATTTCTATCAAACGCTGGCAAAAGCCTTTTAGTGACATTCTGCCAGAAAACAACCCTGTTACCTTCCTACTGGTAAGCAGCGATCCAAGGCAGACGACACTGGATAGTCAAAAGCGCGAATGGGTAGAAAAAGGGAATACTTTGGTAATTTTGGGCGCGGCGGCGCGGGTTACAGAAGCGCAGTTTAGCACTATGCAAAAATCACCCCAAGGCAATATTAAAATTGATACACGTAGACGATATAAAAAAGCTAACTCCCAGCAAGTTGATTTAGGCGATCGCTTTGGTGCTATTGTCTGGGAACAAAATTACAAAAAAGGAAAGGTGATTTTTTCTACCACTCCTTATTTAGCCGCCAATGCCTACCAAGATTATTTAAGTAATTTCAAGTATTTAGCCAATTTGGTTAATCAAAAAGGGAACACAGTATTTGTTGATGAATACATCCACGGCTATAAAGATGCCGATGTCAGAAAGAAAGAAAGCGAAGCAGATTTATCTAGTTTTTTTGCTAAAACTCCTGTATTTCCAATATTGGTGCAAGTAGGTATCCTGCTATTAGTATTAATTTGGGCGCAAAATCGCCGCTTTGGCAAGCCAGTAGCTTTAGATACACCAGTTGTAGATAACAGCGAGGCATACATCCAAGCTTTAGCCGGAGCGTTGCAGAAAGCTGATACCACCGACTTTGTTGTAGAAATGGTAGGTAAACAAGAACAACTACAACTCCAAAAAGCCTTGGGATTAGGGCAAATACCTTTAGAACGTGAAGCCTTGATCAATTTCTGGATAGAAAAAACAGGCGCAAGTGCAGCAGAACTAGATGCAGTTTTAAAGCTACAATCTCGCAAACAACCCATCAGTGAACGAGAACTGTTAAGCTGGTTGGGGAAATGGCGAAACATTAGGGGAATTCATAATTTATAA
- a CDS encoding oxidoreductase, whose amino-acid sequence MVTSSISQERVWFITGSSSGLGRALAEAVLEKGEAVVLTARKAEKVEDLASKFPGRAIVAQLDVRKPEEVREAVKQAIAYFGRIDVLVNNAGVSTIGTIEEVSNEEVRRLFETNFFGVLETLRVVLPYMRQQRSGHILNVSSVGCFSTATAWGFYNSSKLALEGISGALLSEVAPFGIKVTIVEPGAFRTDFIKRSVAVIDTQIEDYEISIGNIRQNMWDHDLNALGDPKKAALAMIKVVDSDNPPIRLALGADTVETIESVLQFMKAELDAWREVSMSTDVDEVVMNKISLP is encoded by the coding sequence ATGGTGACATCTTCTATTTCTCAAGAACGGGTGTGGTTTATTACTGGTAGCTCAAGCGGTCTTGGTCGAGCTTTAGCAGAAGCAGTACTAGAAAAAGGTGAAGCGGTAGTTTTAACAGCACGAAAAGCTGAGAAAGTTGAAGATTTAGCTTCAAAGTTTCCAGGTCGTGCCATCGTGGCGCAACTTGATGTTAGGAAACCTGAAGAGGTAAGGGAAGCAGTAAAGCAAGCAATTGCTTACTTTGGACGTATTGATGTACTTGTTAACAATGCCGGGGTTTCCACTATTGGGACAATTGAGGAAGTCAGCAATGAAGAAGTTCGTCGTCTATTTGAAACCAACTTTTTTGGTGTTTTAGAAACGCTACGGGTAGTGTTACCTTATATGCGACAACAACGTAGCGGACACATTCTTAATGTTTCATCAGTAGGTTGCTTTTCCACTGCTACTGCCTGGGGATTCTATAACAGTAGTAAACTTGCGCTAGAAGGAATTTCTGGAGCATTGCTAAGTGAAGTTGCTCCATTCGGCATTAAGGTTACAATTGTTGAACCTGGTGCTTTCCGTACAGATTTTATTAAACGTTCTGTTGCTGTAATTGATACTCAAATTGAAGATTATGAAATATCAATTGGAAATATACGTCAGAATATGTGGGATCACGATTTAAACGCACTTGGTGATCCAAAAAAAGCAGCTTTGGCAATGATTAAAGTGGTTGATAGCGATAACCCACCTATCAGATTGGCACTGGGAGCAGATACGGTAGAAACTATTGAAAGTGTATTGCAGTTTATGAAAGCAGAATTAGATGCTTGGAGAGAAGTATCTATGAGTACTGATGTTGACGAGGTTGTAATGAATAAAATCTCGCTACCGTAG
- a CDS encoding MATE family efflux transporter translates to MTLQKQSQITNEILQGDLIKLMFKLSIPSTLGILMLSLNTFIDALFAGRFIGETALAGISLALPLTSIVNGFGLLVGVGSASVLSRAIGSGDIKTQSKIFGNLTVMGVAISLFITIIGYKFGEELILFMGGSGEVASEGTKYFKTYILGSVFLIIAEACIEVIKSEGEIRLSTIFNWVFVIVNILLNYIFTSVFHWGTQGIALATVVAMVVYSIINLAYFISGKSSIPVNLKKLAIAIYLLPPILSVGISALFYPAMILVQEAVMFNLISDYGKNSDIAFFGATMKVVSLVFIPVVGFAQALQPVIGMNYGSKNYSRVKKAYLIFAIIGVIVLLPIWLLLQLSPSTFLGIILPGINFTKDDILNFRVLNMLTPLWPLAYCGNTLFLSIGKGKIVLLAIFLKSIVLNVPMMLLLSKLIGLRGIYFGSLFADTLFMFLVFILTFIEFNNLSKLKLI, encoded by the coding sequence ATGACTTTACAAAAACAATCTCAAATCACAAATGAAATCCTTCAAGGCGATCTGATCAAACTGATGTTTAAGTTGTCTATTCCCAGCACTCTGGGGATACTGATGCTGAGTTTAAACACTTTTATTGATGCTTTATTTGCCGGAAGATTCATTGGTGAAACTGCTTTAGCTGGTATCTCACTTGCACTACCACTTACAAGTATAGTCAATGGATTTGGTCTTTTGGTTGGTGTAGGTTCTGCTTCAGTTCTCAGTCGAGCTATTGGTTCAGGAGATATTAAAACTCAGTCTAAAATATTTGGTAACCTCACAGTGATGGGTGTTGCAATCTCCTTGTTTATTACAATTATTGGTTACAAATTTGGTGAAGAATTAATTCTATTTATGGGAGGAAGTGGTGAAGTCGCTTCTGAAGGCACAAAATATTTTAAAACTTATATTTTAGGTTCAGTTTTTTTGATAATAGCAGAAGCTTGTATCGAAGTCATAAAATCAGAAGGAGAAATTAGGTTAAGCACAATATTTAACTGGGTTTTCGTTATTGTTAACATTTTATTAAATTATATATTTACCAGTGTATTTCATTGGGGAACCCAAGGCATTGCTCTTGCTACAGTTGTGGCGATGGTTGTTTATAGTATTATCAATTTAGCTTATTTTATTAGTGGCAAAAGTTCTATTCCAGTTAATCTTAAAAAGTTAGCGATCGCCATATATTTACTACCACCAATCTTATCAGTGGGAATCTCAGCACTATTTTATCCAGCGATGATATTGGTTCAAGAAGCTGTGATGTTTAATTTAATTTCCGATTACGGAAAAAATAGTGATATTGCTTTCTTTGGAGCAACAATGAAAGTTGTTTCATTAGTTTTTATTCCTGTCGTTGGTTTTGCACAAGCATTACAACCTGTAATTGGTATGAACTATGGTTCCAAAAATTATAGCAGGGTCAAAAAAGCATACTTAATTTTTGCAATAATTGGAGTTATCGTATTACTACCCATTTGGCTGCTTTTACAATTATCTCCTAGTACATTTTTAGGCATAATTTTGCCAGGAATTAATTTTACAAAAGATGATATACTAAATTTTAGAGTTCTTAATATGTTAACACCGCTATGGCCTTTAGCATATTGTGGCAATACTCTATTTTTATCTATAGGTAAAGGTAAGATTGTATTATTAGCTATATTTTTAAAAAGCATAGTTCTAAACGTACCAATGATGCTTTTATTATCAAAATTGATCGGTTTAAGAGGTATATATTTTGGCTCATTATTTGCAGATACCTTATTTATGTTTTTAGTTTTTATTTTAACATTTATAGAATTTAATAATTTATCTAAACTTAAACTTATCTGA
- a CDS encoding SDR family NAD(P)-dependent oxidoreductase → MTKNNKGAVVITGASTGLGRATALLLDKQGYRVFAGVRTEQAGESLKQAASGNLIPIIIDITNAQEIKSASEFVSLALGNEGLFALINNAYSGVDGPLECIPIDDIRWNFEVNVIGQIAVTQAFLPMLRQAKGRIINISAICGRFAIPYRGLLSTSKIALEAITDTLRIELRSSGIEVLSILPGGIITPEQADKVEADCQKVLGNMSTEMKAIYGKNFRKCMENSVKGNRSEGLPVEKVTAVILQALQAPKPKREYFVVQSPWQIKLYALYKRLVPHQYFYDNLYKDI, encoded by the coding sequence ATGACAAAGAATAATAAAGGTGCTGTCGTTATAACTGGAGCATCCACAGGCCTTGGCCGAGCAACCGCGCTTTTACTAGATAAGCAAGGATATCGAGTTTTTGCTGGAGTCCGCACAGAACAAGCTGGTGAATCTTTAAAGCAGGCTGCATCTGGAAATTTAATACCCATTATCATAGACATCACAAATGCCCAAGAAATCAAATCAGCTTCAGAATTTGTCTCATTGGCGCTCGGTAATGAAGGATTATTCGCATTAATTAATAATGCATATTCTGGGGTAGACGGGCCATTAGAATGTATTCCAATAGACGATATCAGATGGAATTTTGAAGTAAATGTTATCGGTCAAATTGCAGTCACACAAGCTTTTTTACCAATGCTCCGACAAGCGAAAGGTAGAATAATTAATATTAGTGCTATTTGTGGTAGATTCGCCATACCATATAGAGGACTTTTATCTACTTCCAAAATTGCACTTGAGGCAATTACAGATACTTTGCGAATTGAATTACGTTCTAGTGGAATTGAAGTACTATCCATATTACCAGGGGGAATAATTACCCCAGAACAGGCTGACAAAGTAGAAGCTGATTGCCAGAAAGTTTTAGGTAATATGTCAACCGAAATGAAAGCTATATATGGCAAAAATTTCAGAAAATGTATGGAAAATTCCGTAAAAGGAAATCGCAGTGAAGGTTTACCAGTTGAAAAAGTTACAGCAGTAATATTGCAGGCTCTTCAAGCTCCGAAACCCAAAAGAGAATATTTTGTTGTGCAATCACCGTGGCAGATAAAGCTGTATGCATTGTACAAAAGATTAGTACCACACCAGTATTTCTATGACAATCTTTATAAGGATATATGA
- a CDS encoding cytochrome P450, with translation MKLPPGPKTPSWLIGLQFESDPFGYMDAIFKDYGDIVTLMFGSTLTIYVSNPLGIKEIFTNTKEITARGELNLGFALMTGNQGVLQLDGLIHKNRRKLLMQSFHGARMQACGRRICELTEKIISKQTFGKPFVAYQTIEDITLRVGIEVVMGLTEGKLSEKIKHLFISIMRYGQSPIDKILRNIFGERNLGRWSPQGYLLYLQQELFQLLLTEVEERRKQADFSRADMISDLIFAENETGQSLSNQEVRDLLLSPIFAAGDASGTAIAWSLYWIHRLPAVRSRLLSELDSLGENPDPMSIFALPYLNAVCNEALRIYPTQLFAFPRLVESPVKVMGYELNPGTILLANIYSTHQREDLYSQPKEFQPERFLEKQYSPYEFLPFGGGSRVCIGGTFALFEMKLILATILSRYELELVSQRPERPKFGGLICYPASGVKMVVHGLRQNKGQLQPLVSGSF, from the coding sequence ATGAAACTACCCCCAGGGCCGAAAACTCCTTCTTGGTTAATCGGTCTGCAATTCGAGAGCGATCCCTTTGGTTATATGGACGCTATTTTCAAAGATTATGGTGACATAGTTACTCTAATGTTTGGTTCTACACTAACAATTTATGTCAGTAATCCTTTAGGAATAAAGGAGATTTTCACAAACACTAAGGAAATTACAGCTAGGGGCGAATTGAATTTGGGTTTCGCCTTGATGACAGGAAATCAAGGAGTTCTCCAACTTGATGGTTTAATTCATAAAAATCGACGCAAATTGTTAATGCAAAGCTTTCATGGAGCGCGGATGCAAGCCTGTGGGCGACGTATCTGTGAACTCACAGAAAAGATTATCAGTAAACAGACATTTGGAAAGCCTTTTGTTGCATACCAAACAATTGAAGATATTACCTTACGAGTGGGTATAGAAGTTGTAATGGGTTTAACTGAAGGAAAGCTTTCTGAAAAAATTAAGCATTTGTTTATTTCTATTATGAGATATGGACAATCACCAATAGATAAGATTCTGAGGAATATTTTTGGAGAAAGAAATTTAGGTCGATGGAGTCCACAAGGATATCTCCTCTACCTTCAACAAGAGCTTTTTCAATTGCTATTGACTGAGGTTGAAGAACGTCGTAAGCAAGCAGATTTTTCACGCGCTGATATGATTAGCGATCTGATCTTTGCTGAAAATGAAACAGGTCAATCATTAAGCAATCAAGAAGTACGCGATCTGTTATTATCCCCCATATTTGCAGCTGGTGATGCTTCTGGAACTGCGATCGCTTGGTCTTTGTATTGGATTCATCGTTTACCTGCTGTGCGATCGCGTCTACTATCAGAACTTGACAGTCTTGGCGAAAACCCTGACCCCATGAGCATTTTTGCACTACCGTACTTAAATGCTGTTTGTAATGAAGCTTTGCGAATTTACCCAACTCAGTTATTTGCATTTCCTAGATTGGTAGAGTCTCCAGTTAAAGTAATGGGCTACGAGTTGAACCCTGGAACAATACTACTTGCTAATATTTATTCGACACATCAGCGTGAAGATTTATATTCACAACCAAAAGAATTTCAGCCAGAGCGCTTTTTAGAAAAACAATATTCTCCCTACGAATTTCTACCATTTGGTGGTGGTTCTCGTGTGTGTATTGGCGGAACTTTTGCCCTATTTGAAATGAAACTGATATTAGCAACTATTCTTTCACGTTACGAATTAGAGCTAGTCAGTCAGCGTCCAGAACGCCCCAAATTTGGAGGTTTGATTTGTTACCCAGCTAGCGGCGTGAAAATGGTTGTGCATGGTCTACGTCAAAATAAAGGACAGCTACAACCACTTGTTTCTGGCTCGTTTTAG